The following is a genomic window from Aminiphilus circumscriptus DSM 16581.
GTTTGACGTGGCAGTCCAGGGACGCAAAGAACGAAAGCGGCGACAGGCGCGGCGAAAAGCACGAAAAGCAGCGGAAAGAACGGGGGCTTGAATGGTCCTTGCGGAACGGTTTTCCGCTCCGGAGTCCACTTTACGGAGGAGGTTCGCACATGTCCCAAAGCATCTTCAACCACGTGCTCCCCTGTCTCCTATGAGAAACAATTTTTCAAAGAGCGGTAGGTTGCTTACATGTTTTGGTGTCCGCTATCGACGACCGACCCCACTCCGTTGCGTTTGACGTGGCAGTCCAGGGACGCAAAGAACGAAAGCGGCGACAGGCGCGGCGAAAAGCACGAAAGCAGCGGAAAGAACGGGGGCTTGAATGGTCCTTGCGGAACGGTTTTCCGCTCCGGAGTCCACTTTACGGAGGAGGTTCGCACATGTCCCAAAGCATCTTCAACCACGTGCTTGGCCCCGTTCTGCACGGGCCGTCCAGCTCGCACACCGCCGCGGCGTACCACATCGCGGCGCTGGTGCGCTCCTTTCTGGGAGAAGAGCCCGTGGAGGCGCACGTCGCCTTCGACGAAAACGGCTCCTGGGGGCAGGTGTACGCCCAGCAGGGGAGCGATCTCGCCTTCGCCTGCGGCGTGCTGGGATGGCCCATCGACGACGGGCGGTTCTTTGAGGCGCTGGAGACGGCGCGCCGCCAGGGCGTGACCGTGGCGTTTTCCGTGACGACCCTGCCGGGAGCGGAGCACCCCAACGACATGGATGTGCGCCTTCGCGGGCGGAACGGCGGTGAACTCCGTTGCCGTGCTCGTTCCGTTGGGGGTGGAGCGGTGCTTCTCACCGAGATGGACGGACACCCCGTGCACCTTGAAGGAGACGCCCACGACGTGGTGGCTCTCGTGCCATCCAGGGAGTGCGCCCGGGCGGTGTGCGCCGCCCTGGAGCGGGACGGGGCGTGCCCCGGAGAGATGGTGCTCTCCGACGCGAAAGAGGGGGTGCACCTGGTCGTGTCCTGCCGCCGTGCGCCCTCGCCGGAGGTTCGGAGGGCTCTCGAGGCGCTCCTCGCGGAGGAGCGCGCCCGAAGCGGCTTCGCCGAAAGCGTGCTCCGCGTGGGAACCCCCGTCTTCTTCGTTCCCGCCGGGGAGCCTCTCTTCACCTCCGCGGCGGAGGCGATCCGCCTTGCGGAGGAGCGGGGATGCGGGCTCGGAGAGATCTCCCGGGCCTACGAGGCGCAGCTCCTGGGACTTTCCGAGGAGGCAGTGACCGCCGAGATGACCCGCCGCTACCGGATCATGCGGGCGTCGGTGGAGCGGGGGCTCTGCACCGAGGGAGATCCCATGCGCCTTCTGGACCGCTCCGCGGGCAAGGTGCTCGCGGCGGAGCGGGAGGGGCGCCTCCCTCAGGGAGGGCTTCACACCCGGACGGCGGCCCGGGCGCTTGCGGCCATGCACGAGAACAGCGCCATGGGCGTGGTCGTGGCGGCGCCCACGGCGGGCTCCGCGGGGGTGCTGCCCGCGGTGGCGGTGACGCTCGAGGAGGAGTGGGGGCTTCCGGAGGAGCAGGTGGTGCGGAGCCTCTTCGCCGCGTCAGGAGTGGGGCTGGTGGTGGCCCTTCGGGCCACCTTCGCCGCGGAGGTGGCGGGGTGCCAGGTAGAGATCGGCGCCGCCGGAGCGATGGCCGCGGCGGCGGTGGCGGATGCCTGGGGAGGAAGCGCGCAACTCGCCTGCGATGCCGCGGCGGTGGCGTTTCAGAACACCATGGGGTCCATCTGCGACCCCGTGCAGGGGTGTGTGGAGATCCCCTGTCATACCCGGAATGCCGTGGCCGCCGCGTCGGCCTTTGTCTGCGCGGATCTCGTCGCCGGAGGCTACGTCAATGCCATTCCCCTGGACGAGACGGTGGACGCGGTGTACGCCGTGGGGACCATGCTTCCGGCGGAGCTGCGCTGCACCGCCCGGGGCGGGCTTTCTCTGTGTCCCTCCGCGCTCGCGCTGCCGATGCGGGATCTCAGGGCTTCGCGCCGGGAATGAAGAGTTCGCTTCCCGCCACGACGGTCTCTCCCTGGAGATCCGGATTCGCCCCCGCGATGGCCGATGCGGCGACGCCGTAGCGGGAGGCGATGGCGTTGAGGGATTCGCCGCTTTTCACGGTGTGGAAGACACCGTTCCGGTCGGGAACGCGGAGCTTCATTCCCGGCTGGAGGCGGTTCGGGTCGGTGAGCGCGTTGGAGCCCAGCACGGTGGCGACGGTCACGCCGTATTTGGTGGCGATGGACCAGAGGGTTTCCCCCGCGGCGACGGTGTGGACGGTGGTGCGCGGCGCCCCAGGGCGGGCCGGGGCCTGGGCAGGCGTCTCGGTGCGCACGGGTTGGGCCATTCCCGGAGAGGCGGCGGCGCCTGCGGCGGGAGTTGTGGTCGCGGTCGGAGCGGAAGCGCTTCCCGCTGCAACGGGAACCCGCAGGACCTGCCCGATCCGGATGGGATAGGGGGATTTCAACCCGTTCGCGTCCGCCAGAGCCTGCACGGTGGTGCCGTACCGGCGGGCGATCACGGACAGGGATTCTCCCGCCGCGACGGTGTGCTCCCGGAACGTCTGGGGGGAGGGTGCCCGGGTCGGCGCGGCGGCACTTGTGCCGGAGCCGACCGGAACGGCCACGACTTCCTCGGTGCTTGTGGCACCCGTCGGGGTGTTGCTTCCGCCGGCGGCGACGGAAGTCCCTTCGCCTCCGGGGTGGGCTGCCTCCAGGGGCTGCGCCGCCGGATCCTCCGGGAAGGGAGCCTCGGTCGGTGCGGCGGGAGAGAGCGTCTCGGAGAGCTTCGCCGGCAGTTCCGCCTTGGGGTGCAGGGAGAGGATGGCGAAGGAGAGAACGCCGATGACGGCGCCGAGGAGTACGATGCTCTTGAAGGTGCTCCGCCACTCGTCGCGGACCCGGTAGGCGCGGCTGAGCATGATGTCGTCGTCCCGCTCACGCGATTTTCGGAACATGGTGGTTTCCTCCGTTTTCTCGTCTTCGACGCGTTCTGCGTCCTCTCCGGCGGAGAAGGACGGAGCGTCGTGCCTTGGAAAAGATTTCCGGGAGACGCTCGCCCGAATGCGACCGAACCGGGACCGGTCGGTTCCATCCGGCCAGGACCTGGGCAGGAAGGAACGTTCCGGAGGGTTTCGGGGATTTTCGGCGGCGTACGGCGTCTCTTTCTCAGAGGTACATAGTACACCATTCGATCCGGCGCGTCGCAAGGGTCATTTTGCGGAAACGGTCCAGGTCGTTCCGTCGCGGACGAAGAGGTGTGCGGTTTTTGTGCCGCCCGGCCCGGGCGGTCCGGAGCGAGGGAAGGGGAACGCATCGCGGGAGAGCTGTGGTACGTTGCGGGACGCTTCGTGGACTGGCCGCTGCGAGAAGGCTTTTGTGTTGTGTACCGAAGGCGCCTTGGGGCGGGGTATTTTTTTGCGCCGCCGGAAAACTGCCGCGGAATGACGCGGAGAAGGAGTGGAACGAAACGTGGAGCAGGACAGGGAGAGTGTGAAAAAACGATATTCCCGGCGATGGGCCATCTGGGGCATCATGGCCCTCGCTTTCATGGTGGTGTTCTTCCACCGGCTCGCGGTGGGGGTGGTGCGGGACGATCTCGTGGCGTCCTTCGGGCTCTCCGACGGCGCGTTCGGCACGCTGGCGTCGATGTATTTCTTCGCCTACATGCTCATGCAGATTCCCGTGGGAATGCTCGCGGACAGCCTTGGCGCACGGGTTATCGTCTCCGCGGGGGTGGCGCTCTCCGGCGTCGGGTCGCTGCTCTTCGCCTTCGCGCCCTCGGAGGCATGGCTCTATCCGGCGCGCTTTCTCGTGGGGCTGAGCGTCGCCACGGTGTTCGTGTCCATCCTGAAGATCATCTCCCAATGGTTTCTTCCCGAAGAGTTCGCCACCATGACAGGGTACACGAACTTTCTCGGCAACCTGGGAGGGCTTCTCGCCCAGACGCCCCTGGCGTGGCTCGTGGTGCTCTTCACCTGGCGTGGCACCTTCGCGGGGATCGGAGTGTTCTCCCTGGTTCTGGCGTTCTGCTGTTACCGGATCATCCGGAACTCCCCCGAGGACGTGGGGTTGCCTCCTCTGGTCGAGGAAGGAGGCAAAGGAGGCGGCGCAAAGGATCTCCTGCCGGCCCTCGCGGAAGTTTTTCGGAGCCGGGGGCTCTTTGCCTCCTCCATGGTGAATGCCATGTTCGTGGGCACCTATTTCGCCCTGGCCGGGGCCTGGGGCGTTCCCTTTCTCAACGCCGTGTACGGTTTCGACAAAACCCGGGCGGCGAATCACGTGGTGCTGCTCATTCTGGGGGCCATGTTCGGAGGCATCATCCTGGGGTGGTTCTCGGACCGCCTCGGCAGGCGACGGCCCCCGATCCTTTTCTTCGGGGGGATCTACCTCGTCCTGTGGGCGCTTCTGATCTTCTGGCCCGGGGGGAGGCTTCCCGAAGGAATCCTGAAGCCCTACCTTTTCGCCATGGGATTTTCCTGCATGTCCTTCGCGATTTCCTTCGCGGTGGTGAAGGAGGTCAACGCTCCCCGCTTCGCCGGAATGGCCGTGTCGGTGCTCAACGTGTGGGGATTTCTGAGCATGGCGCTCCTTTCTC
Proteins encoded in this region:
- a CDS encoding muramidase family protein, giving the protein MFRKSRERDDDIMLSRAYRVRDEWRSTFKSIVLLGAVIGVLSFAILSLHPKAELPAKLSETLSPAAPTEAPFPEDPAAQPLEAAHPGGEGTSVAAGGSNTPTGATSTEEVVAVPVGSGTSAAAPTRAPSPQTFREHTVAAGESLSVIARRYGTTVQALADANGLKSPYPIRIGQVLRVPVAAGSASAPTATTTPAAGAAASPGMAQPVRTETPAQAPARPGAPRTTVHTVAAGETLWSIATKYGVTVATVLGSNALTDPNRLQPGMKLRVPDRNGVFHTVKSGESLNAIASRYGVAASAIAGANPDLQGETVVAGSELFIPGAKP
- a CDS encoding MFS transporter, translating into MEQDRESVKKRYSRRWAIWGIMALAFMVVFFHRLAVGVVRDDLVASFGLSDGAFGTLASMYFFAYMLMQIPVGMLADSLGARVIVSAGVALSGVGSLLFAFAPSEAWLYPARFLVGLSVATVFVSILKIISQWFLPEEFATMTGYTNFLGNLGGLLAQTPLAWLVVLFTWRGTFAGIGVFSLVLAFCCYRIIRNSPEDVGLPPLVEEGGKGGGAKDLLPALAEVFRSRGLFASSMVNAMFVGTYFALAGAWGVPFLNAVYGFDKTRAANHVVLLILGAMFGGIILGWFSDRLGRRRPPILFFGGIYLVLWALLIFWPGGRLPEGILKPYLFAMGFSCMSFAISFAVVKEVNAPRFAGMAVSVLNVWGFLSMALLSPAIGVLLDHFSAGAPLEIAYQRSFWVCFLAVAAGFVCAFFVPETRCRNVYVPRVPAPPR
- a CDS encoding L-serine ammonia-lyase, iron-sulfur-dependent, subunit alpha codes for the protein MSQSIFNHVLGPVLHGPSSSHTAAAYHIAALVRSFLGEEPVEAHVAFDENGSWGQVYAQQGSDLAFACGVLGWPIDDGRFFEALETARRQGVTVAFSVTTLPGAEHPNDMDVRLRGRNGGELRCRARSVGGGAVLLTEMDGHPVHLEGDAHDVVALVPSRECARAVCAALERDGACPGEMVLSDAKEGVHLVVSCRRAPSPEVRRALEALLAEERARSGFAESVLRVGTPVFFVPAGEPLFTSAAEAIRLAEERGCGLGEISRAYEAQLLGLSEEAVTAEMTRRYRIMRASVERGLCTEGDPMRLLDRSAGKVLAAEREGRLPQGGLHTRTAARALAAMHENSAMGVVVAAPTAGSAGVLPAVAVTLEEEWGLPEEQVVRSLFAASGVGLVVALRATFAAEVAGCQVEIGAAGAMAAAAVADAWGGSAQLACDAAAVAFQNTMGSICDPVQGCVEIPCHTRNAVAAASAFVCADLVAGGYVNAIPLDETVDAVYAVGTMLPAELRCTARGGLSLCPSALALPMRDLRASRRE